One window of Branchiostoma lanceolatum isolate klBraLanc5 chromosome 6, klBraLanc5.hap2, whole genome shotgun sequence genomic DNA carries:
- the LOC136436086 gene encoding kelch-like protein 12 yields MAAADQEPHASAVRPRSYQDESYEFGFLGTVGDLQEAGVLQDVVLKVEDRRFPCHRLVLSAASPYFRAMFTNDMAESRQKTVVLQGLDADMFEELLSYIYSGTLHVSLDKLQPLYQAADLLQLDYVRDTCSSYMALNVGHSTWVDLYKFADDHFVDKARKHCLQWICKHFAKVATSEEFCSLSVNQLTEIISHDELDVKEETTVWEAVVRWVQHSREDRLHHLPSILPHIRFNLLTSDDTAAILEHPLVREDPGSSEVIRNVVQKGNSDLKPRLGNPGMTTEMAVLFNKENDGILFMNPRDGKYISCSYDPNIFRHATSVTVTSDNSIYVVARESDDEDDEQLSLFRYNHAENVWGPAGMSSASMMLELAAGAMHYHQILVEVDQVLFYLALEGRSMSTLLRMTKYDRHTDQWQECSQLQPDKRFFTMVALSCGPHLYFLSQLEGTEVHRYDPSQDRWCKRTPPMITKGVCTAVAMGTEIFCTDVDFTQLMVYDTESDSWQKLQGMPNPGNMFVDPFQDIAPSLFVLENKLHISFIGFDREQRQGGYLVFVYDRSADAWTDLKAPLPDNVASGFLCPVVRIFLPYIKGA; encoded by the exons atggctgccgcggACCAAGAACCCCACGCCAGCGCAGTTCGTCCTCGTTCCTACCAAGACGAAAGCTATGAGTTcgggtttcttggaactgtgGGCGACTTACAGGAGgctggggtactgcaggatgtcgtccttAAAGTCGAGGACCggcggtttccctgccatcggcttgttctgtccgcggccagcccctacttcagggccatgtttacaaatgacatggcggaaagtcggcagaagacggttgttttacag GGTTTGGATGCAGACATGTTTGAGGAGCTtctgagttacatctactcgggAACCCTCCATGTGTCCCTAGACAAATtgcagcccctgtaccaggcagccgacctcctccaactggactatgtgagagacacctgcagcagctacatggccTTGAACGTGGGGCACTCCACCTGGGTGGACCTATACAAGTTTGCTGATGACCATTTTGTGGACAAGGCCCGGAAACATTGTCTTCAGTGGATCTGTAAGCACTTTGCTAAG GTTGCCACCAGcgaggagttctgcagcctgagtgtgaatcagctgactgagatcatcagccacgatgagctggatgttaaagaggagacaacagtgtgggaggctgtggtgagatgggtgcagcacagcagggaggacag ACTGCACCACCTACCCAGTatcctccctcacatccgcttcaacctgctgacctcagacgacacggcagccatcttggagcACCCCCTGGTCAGGGAGGATCCTGGGAGTTCTGAAGTCATCAGGAATGTGGTACAGAAAGGGAACTCTGACCTGAAGCCGAGGCTTGGGAATCCGGGGATGACCACTGAAATGGCTGTGCTGTTCAATAAAGA GAATGACGGGATCCTCTTCATGAACCCTCGGGATGGAAAGTACATCAGCTGCAGTTATGATCCTAACATCTTTCGCCATGCTACATCCGTGACAGTTACCAGTGATAACAGCATTTACGTCGTGGCACGTGAGTcggatgatgaagatgatgaacaGCTGTCCCTGTTTCGGTACAACCATGCAGAGAACGTGTGGGGACCTGCTGGTATGTCCTCAGCATCCATGATGCTGGAACTGGCGGCTGGTGCGATGCACTATCACCAGATCCTCGTTGAAGTTGATCAGGTCTTATTCTACCTTGCCTTGGAAGGAAGAAGCATGAGTACTTTGTTACGGATGACAAAGTATGACCGCCACACAGACCAGTGGCAGGAGTGTTCACAGCTGCAACCTGACAAAAGATTTTTCACCATGGTGGCACTGTCCTGCGGTCCACACCTCTATTTCCTGTCACAGCTGGAAGGCACGGAAGTGCATCGCTACGACCCGAGCCAGGACCGCTGGTGCAAGCGGACCCCCCCGATGATCACTAAAGGAGTCTGCAcagccgttgccatgggaacagagATTTTCTGCACAGATGTTGACTTCACCCAGCTGATGGTGTAcgacacagagtcagacagcTGGCAGAAACTGCAAGGCATGCCGAACCCAGGAAACATGTTTGTTGATCCTTTTCAGGACATCGCTCCCAGTCTTTTCGTTTTGGAGAACAAGCTGCACATATCTTTTATAGGTTTTGACAGAGAGCAGCGTCAAGGAGGCTATCTGGTCTTTGTGTATGACAGGTCTGCTGATGCCTGGACAGACTTGAAGGCCCCCCTGCCTGATAATGTAGCATCTGGTTTCCTCTGTCCTGTGGTACGTATATTCCTACCATACATTAAAGGGGCTTGa
- the LOC136436087 gene encoding kelch-like protein 18, giving the protein MNLYARFKYANTTVTLNACALLTCCWSPEGASVLYSSVIIINMAAADQEPDVSELRPRSYQDESYLHGFLGTVGDLQEAGVLQDVVLEVEDRRFPCHRLVLSAASPYFRAMFTSDLAESRQKTVVLQGLDAGMFGEILSYIYSGTLHVSLDKVQPLYQAADLLQLDYVRDTCSSYMAKSVERSTCTCVDLYKFADAFSVHPVRKRCMQYIHQHFAKVASSEEFCSLSVNQLTEIISHDELDVKEETTVWEAVVRWVQHSREDRLHHLPNILPHIRFNLLTSDDTAAILEHPLVREDPGSSEVVRNVVEKEDPNLKPRLGMTTEMVLLINTKSVYTYLLTSSLFDS; this is encoded by the exons atgaacctatatgcgagatttaaatacgcgaacacgaccgtCACGTTAAACGCTTGCGCTCTGCTGACGTGCTGTTGGTCGCCAGAAGGCGCTTCTGTACTGTACAGCTCAGtgatcatcatcaacatggctgccgcggACCAAGAACCAGACGTGAGTGAACTTCGTCCTCGTTCCTACCAAGACGAGAGCTATCTGCAcgggtttcttggaactgtgGGTGACTTACAGGAAgctggggtactgcaggatgtcgtccttgaagtcgaggaccggcggtttccctgccatcggcttgttctgtccgcggccagcccctacttcagggccatgtttacaagtgacctggcggaaagtcggcagaagacggttgttttacag GGTTTGGATGCAGgcatgtttggggagatcctgagttacatctactcaggaaccctccatgtgtccctggacaaagtgcagcccctgtaccaggcagccgacctcctccaactggactatgtgagagacacctgcagcagctatATGGCCAAAAGCGTGGAGCGCtccacctgtacatgtgtggacctgtacaagtttgctgaTGCCTTCTCTGTACACCCGGTCCGGAAACGTTGTATGCAGTATATCCATCAACATTTTGCCAAG GTTGCCTCCAGcgaggagttctgcagcctgagtgtgaatcagctgactgagatcatcagccacgatgagctggatgttaaagaggagacaacagtgtgggaggctgtggtgagatgggtgcagcacagcagggaggacag ACTGCACCACCTACCCAAcatcctccctcacatccgcttcaacctgctgacctcagacgacacggcagccatcttggaacacCCCCTGGTTAGGGAGGATCCTGGGAGTTCTGAAGTCGTCAGGAACGTGGTAGAAAAAGAAGACCCCAACCTGAAGCCGAGGCTTGGGATGACCACGGAAATGGTTCTGCTGATCAATACAAAGTCTGtatatacttacttacttacttctTCATTGTTTGACTCTTAG
- the LOC136436083 gene encoding kelch repeat and BTB domain-containing protein 8-like — protein sequence MAAADQEPHTRAVRPRSYQDESYLSGFLGTVGDLQKAGILQDVVLEVEDRQFPCHRLVLSAASPYFRAMFTSDMAESRQKTVVLQCLDADMFGEILSYIYSGTLHVSLDKVQPLYQAADLLQLDYVRDTCSSYMYLNMEHSTCVDLYKFADAFSVYMARKRCMQYIHRHFAKVASSEEFCSLSVNQLTEIISHDELDVKEETTVWEAVVRWVQHSREDRTHHLPSILPHIRFNLLTSDDTAAILEHPLVRGDSGSSEVVRNVVQKGNSNIKRRLGMVTSEMAMLYNLERDRLLFMNPREGKYISCSFGPDNIPNAISTTVTSDNNIYILSREPEDHNQLCLFQYNHAENLWEHAGMSSVSRLDPLRRDDMCVDEQLVEVDQVLFYLSLETGADISSLLRMRKYNKHTDQWQECSQLQLHNTLFHIVTVTPSYGPHLYFLSGTEMHCYDPSQDRWYSSSSPMTTAKICSAVAMGTEIFCTDVRFTKTMVFDLMSDSWHWQKLQGWPNPRNLTVGIGSVPRLFVLGNQLYIHVEVTEYDTNTEEQLWDSLLYMYDRSADAWRDLKAPFPDKEYTALAHTPRCYIGRGPMVPVAHIYIPHLKGAQEHITEVSTS from the exons atggctgccgcagaCCAAGAACCCCACACCAGGGCTGTTCGTCCTCGTTCCTACCAAGACGAGAGCTATCTGAGcgggtttcttggaactgtgggcgacttacagaaggctgggataCTGCAGGATGTCGTGCTTGAAGTGGAGGACCGGcagtttccctgccatcggcttgttctgtccgcggccagcccctacttcagggccatgtttacaagtgacatggcggaaagtcggcagaagacggttgttttacag TGTTTGGATGCAGAcatgtttggggagatcctgagttacatctactcgggaaccctccatgtgtccctggacaaagtgcagcccctgtaccaggcagccgacctcctccaactggactatgtgagagacacctgcagcagctacatgtacttgaatatgGAGCACTCCACCTGTgtggacctgtacaagtttgctgaTGCCTTTTCTGTGTACATGGCCCGGAAACGTTGCATGCAGTATATCCATAGACATTTTGCCAAG GTTGCCTCCAGcgaggagttctgcagcctgagtgtgaatcagctgactgagatcatcagccacgatgagctggatgttaaagaggagacaacagtgtgggaggctgtggtgagatgggtgcagcacagcagggaggacag GACGcaccacctacccagcatcctccctcacatccgcttcaacctgctgacctcagacgacacggcagccatcttggaacacCCCCTGGTCAGGGGGGATTCTGGGAGTTCCGAGGTCGTCAGGAATGTGGTACAGAAGGGGAACTCCAACATCAAGCGGAGGCTTGGGATGGTGACCTCAGAAATGGCTATGCTGTACAATTTAGA AAGGGATCGACTCCTCTTCATGAACCCTCGGGAAGGGAAGTACATCAGCTGCAGCTTCGGTCCTGACAACATTCCCAATGCCATATCCACGACCGTCACCAGTGATAACAACATTTACATCCTGTCTCGTGAGCCAGAGGATCACAATCAGCTGTGCCTGTTTCAGTACAACCATGCAGAGAACCTGTGGGAACATGCTGGTATGTCCTCGGTATCTAGGTTAGACCCGCTTAGAAGAGATGATATGTGTGTCGATGAGCAGCTTGTTGAAGTTGATCAGGTTTTATTCTACCTTTCCTTGGAAACTGGAGCAGACATCAGTTCCTTGCTACGGATGAGAAAGTACAACAAGCACACGGACCAGTGGCAGGAGTGTTCACAGCTGCAGCTTCACAACACTCTATTCCACATCGTGACTGTGACACCGTCCTACGGTCCACACCTCTATTTCCTGTCAGGCACGGAAATGCATTGCTACGACCCGAGCCAGGACCGCTGGTACAGTTCGAGCTCACCAATGACCACTGCTAAAATCTGCTCagctgttgccatgggaacagagATTTTCTGCACAGATGTTCGATTCACCAAGACTATGGTGTTCGACTTAATGTCAGACAGCTGGCACTGGCAGAAACTGCAAGGCTGGCCGAACCCTAGAAACCTTACTGTTGGCATTGGTAGTGTTCCCAGGCTTTTCGTACTGGGGAACCAGCTGTATATCCATGTAGAAGTAACTGAGTATGACACGAACACAGAAGAGCAACTTTGGGACAGTCTGTTGTATATGTATGACAGGTCTGCTGATGCCTGGAGGGACTTGAAGGCCCCCTTTCCTGATAAGGAATATACCGCCTTAGCACACACCCCTCGGTGTTATATAGGACGGGGTCCCATGGTCCCTGTGGCACACATATACATACCACATCTGAAGGGGGCACAAGAACACATCACAGAAGTATCAACATCATAG